A genomic region of Elaeis guineensis isolate ETL-2024a chromosome 9, EG11, whole genome shotgun sequence contains the following coding sequences:
- the LOC140851755 gene encoding soluble inorganic pyrophosphatase, with protein sequence MSDENGSAAAEKRPVPRLNERILSSLSRRSVAAHPWHDLEIGPGAPSIFNVVVEITKGSKVKYELDKKTGLIKVDRVLYSSVVYPHNYGFIPRTLCEDNDPMDVLVLMQEPVLPGCFLRARAIGLMPMIDQGEKDDKIIAVCADDPEYRHYNDISELSPHRLAEIKRFFEDYKKNENKEVAVNEFLPANTAVEAIQHSMDLYAQYIMQSLRR encoded by the exons ATGAGTGACGAAAATGGGAGCGCTGCTGCTGAGAAGCGCCCTGTTCCACGGTTGAATGAAAGGATTCTCTCATCCTTGTCAAGGAGATCAGTCGCCGCACATCCTTGGCATGATCTTGAAATAG GTCCGGGAGCTCCTTCTATTTTTAATGTG GTTGTGGAGATAACAAAAGGAAGTAAAGTTAAATATGAACTTGACAAGAAGACTGGACTGATTAAG GTTGATAGGGTCTTGTATTCATCAGTGGTGTATCCTCATAATTATGGTTTTATTCCTCGAACACTTTGCGAAGACAATGATCCAATGGATGTTTTGGTCCTCATGCAG GAACCAGTCCTTCCTGGTTGCTTTCTTCGAGCCAGGGCCATTGGACTGATGCCCATGATTGACCAA GGAGAGAAAGATGATAAAATCATTGCAGTGTGTGCTGATGATCCTGAGTACCGCCACTACAATGACATCTCAGAGCTCTCTCCTCATCGGCTTGCTGAAATAAAGCGCTTCTTTGAAGATT ACAAAAAGAATGAGAACAAAGAGGTTGCTGTCAATGAGTTCTTGCCTGCAAATACTGCTGTTGAGGCCATCCAGCACTCCAT GGATCTCTATGCTCAGTACATCATGCAGAGCCTAAGGCGGTAG
- the LOC105052008 gene encoding protein WHAT'S THIS FACTOR 1 homolog, chloroplastic: MSARRSVALRHLLPRRLLDPFHPDVHPNLHILCRGLALWSMKKDPSLEATLSRNRRWIVNNQIKHILLRSPNHTATVRSLQKKFKTLDLQGKALNWLHKYPCCFETFSGDDGEVHFRFSKRMAALVDEEEAVQDSTEPAMARRLAKLLMLSRDRRLNVVKLNELKRNFGLPDDYIIRILPQYPDTFRVVNRYGRRNTMEIELVRWDPALAVSAIEAAAAEQGTEPRYVCSLPPSWVKTRAKFDEFNDGTPYISPYSDDWKESEMRSVGVVHELLSLTLWKKASIVKLEHFKREFGLPERLNLLLLRQPCIFYVSNRYKIYTVVLREGYRGSELVEKDPLVVVKDKLGELMQEGLHEYNRRRRLVNLEKKRKRGEIEARPKEEEDEEDEEEALRLHSAEKREERKRFYKVLFDENP; this comes from the coding sequence ATGTCGGCGAGGCGGTCCGTCGCCCTCCGCCACCTCCTCCCTCGGCGGCTCCTCGATCCCTTCCACCCCGACGTCCATCCCAACCTCCACATCCTCTGCCGCGGCCTCGCCCTCTGGTCGATGAAGAAGGACCCGTCCCTCGAAGCCACCCTATCCCGCAACCGCCGCTGGATCGTCAACAACCAGATCAAGCACATCCTCCTTCGCTCCCCCAACCACACCGCCACCGTCCGATCCTTACAGAAAAAGTTCAAAACCCTCGACCTCCAGGGCAAAGCCCTCAACTGGCTCCACAAATACCCCTGCTGCTTCGAGACCTTCTCCGGCGACGACGGCGAGGTCCACTTCCGGTTTTCCAAGCGCATGGCCGCCCTCGTCGACGAGGAGGAGGCCGTCCAGGACTCGACGGAGCCTGCCATGGCCCGCCGCCTCGCCAAGCTCCTCATGCTCTCACGCGACCGCCGCCTCAACGTCGTCAAGCTCAACGAGCTCAAGAGAAACTTCGGCCTCCCCGATGACTACATCATCCGCATTCTCCCCCAATACCCCGACACCTTCCGCGTCGTGAACCGCTACGGCCGCCGTAATACGATGGAGATCGAGCTCGTCCGGTGGGACCCGGCGCTCGCGGTCTCCGCCATCGAGGCAGCGGCAGCTGAACAGGGGACGGAGCCGCGGTACGTCTGCTCACTGCCGCCGAGCTGGGTGAAAACTCGGGCAAAATTTGACGAATTCAATGATGGCACGCCATACATTTCACCGTATTCCGATGATTGGAAGGAGTCGGAGATGCGGTCTGTGGGCGTGGTCCATGAGCTTCTCTCACTAACACTGTGGAAGAAGGCTTCGATTGTGAAATTGGAGCATTTCAAGAGGGAATTTGGATTGCCGGAGAGGCTGAATTTATTGCTTCTCCGGCAACCATGCATATTCTATGTGTCGAACCGGTACAAGATATACACGGTGGTCCTCCGGGAGGGGTACAGGGGATCGGAGCTTGTCGAGAAGGATCCATTGGTGGTCGTGAAGGATAAGCTGGGGGAATTGATGCAAGAGGGGCTTCACGAGTATAATAGGAGGAGGCGGTTGGTGAatttggagaagaagaggaagagaggtgagaTTGAAGCGAGACCGAAggaggaggaagacgaagaggatGAAGAGGAAGCACTGAGACTGCACAGTGCCGAGAAaagggaagagaggaagaggttcTACAAAGTTCTTTTTGATGAGAACCCATGA